DNA from Salvelinus namaycush isolate Seneca chromosome 6, SaNama_1.0, whole genome shotgun sequence:
GGAGGTTCAGGGGCAAGGGAAGTCTAGCCGCCATAAGAATCGAGTGGCGCTCATGTTCAAGGCCTCGGAGGCCAACCTGGACAGGACAGCCTTACTCATTGCCAACAACCCCCTGCCTGACCTCCATAACCTGAAGGAGGGTGACAGCCCCACCAAATACCTGGTAGGCAACCCCCCCGCCCCCGACAAGGTAAGAGGTCATTTAAAAAATCATGTGATGTTGAGCAGAACCCCCAAGCCTGACTGATCATAAACCAAGAGTAATGTGGAAATCTTGAATATTGAATGCTCTTAAATTGATCAATTGGCTGTTCCCTCAGAGGCTTGAAGCCATCCGGGGTCGTCAGAGTGGTTTGCCTCCTCTGAAACATCCTCTTAAATTGCCATCTGGGATGAGAAGAGATGGCAGCAAGCGGAGCAGCAGGTGGGTGTGCTGGGAAAGAGTTGAGTGGTCTTGAGTTGTTGTCACAAATCATTTGAAACATCATATTTCTCTCCATTACCATGTATAGTTAGGGATGTTGATGAATGGCAGTACTTTGTGGTCCCACAGAGCTCCGTCATGGGTGCAAACGAGTCTCTGTGTGCAGTTCTCTGAGGATAGGTCAACGTTTTCAGACAGGGACAACTGGCAAGAAGGTATTTCAttgcattgcagagctggctacaatttcaatttcatccccctgaaaagatagaacaaatattacaacaaaaatggctgaactcaaatgtgctggttgataaaatacctgtatttatgggaaagatgtttgaaaagggtattttgttcttaaatgatattgtaaattgtaatggtagagttatgttcttcatggagttatcagaattgtacgggaaggtctgctcaatccaatagtacaaccaattgattacagcattgccccaaaaatggaggaggcgggtggcagcggggggaggtagggaactggtctgtctgcccaatataaaggatcaaaactggcggaggaataaaaatagcataaataggaaagtataccagtttcatttgaggaccaggatgttgacaactgtgccatacagattgcaaaatagttggtaagagatttttgatgtaccgattccatggtacagggtgtatgtgTTGATATATAAAataacgcaagattcaagactttgtgcttttcagctaaaattattatatagaattcttgccaccaacaaaatgttgaatatttggggcataaaatcatcgaagctctgctgattttgttgtgaggatacagaattttggtattgccctcaggtagcctgtttctggtctcacgttcaggaatggctgaaaatgcatagcattgatctaaaattgaccctagaaatagtactgttaggagatctggagagaccaggtcagtcaattactaatatactaatactcttagtaaaagtatttatcttcaacacgcaatctgtagattctattcaattagatagattgaaattgtacgttaaacatcatagcatagttgaaagatatgtgttgtgtagaaacacgaagtgggtggccagAAGAGATAGATgtgatgggctgagggaagctggggttggtatgtggaattggagacaagtgggagtggagttgctgtgtgagagagagaatgatggtctcaaaagataaagggggaaaaaaatctaaataaaacatgataaaagtacatttgaatgacactaagtggcagtgtttttacaactaatgccagtttgcctgaggctgatgccgtgcaggtgtttgtacacatgcatatacacacactctcattcaaatatacacatacaagaacacacacatatacagttggcattgctgttatgatttcagttgtccttgatgtcctttgttttaaatgtattattatttttgattttttttgcattgttgtttgctgttttcttctgttttttccttttttctctttagttcattctcttggttgttggtgcattggggggttcttgggggtggggaatggaattattattattttattttttttatcttccggggagactgtgggaggggtctcgaatggttgagggacagctattgagGAACTGTGGGGTGAttttggagggttcgggtttcacaagattgtgatcatgaaaaaggaaactatgacatatattttatatcactatcatgcacatgcaccctcacacataaggatggctctgttgcggaaagactgatacatgtttgatagtgtcttgatcctgtattgtttgtccttcatgttctaatactttaatgttaccccttccttttgttttttgtaatatttttttttttttttaagtttaaAAAAAGAAGGTACTTCATGACATGCACAAGACATTGAttttggtgatgatgatgattacgATGATAtaaatattttgtgtgtgtgtgtgtctgtgtctaggtACTGCCCAAGATCTGACCCAGAGCACTGAGGTCAAAGATCAGTGCCGTGAACTGTGTGAGCCCCTCACTCTCTCGGCCCTGCTGGAGACTGCAGTCACAGTAACAGCACCAGGACAGGGGGCGTTCCGCTACGGACAGACCGCCTACTGGAACGTGACCAACAGCTGTGAACTGCCGCCATGACTTCTGATGCCTGGACCTTTCAATGCATGCACGCAATAGCTGTTTGCCCTCTATATTTGGAGCGGTTTGCCAACTATGCATTGAAATTCAGCAATAAATACTTTATGGTTGAAATTATTTGGGGGACATATcaagccactgtgtgtgtgtgtgtgtgtgtgtgtgtgtgtgtgtgtgtgtgtgtgtgtgtgtgtgtgtgtgtgtgtgtgtgtgtgtgtgtgtgtgtgtgtgtgtgtgtgtgtgtgtgtgtgtgtgtgtgtgtgtgtgtactttaaAGCACTACTTAAGAAGTTTTTGGGGAATCTGTACTTGACTTTAATATTTTTAttaaacttttacttttacttcactacattcctaaagaaaagaaacGTTTTACTCCatccattttccctgacaacccaaagtactcgttacattttgaatgcttaacataACAGGAAAATTGTGTCAACGGGTTGTTGTTTTGTGCAGATAATAGAAGCGAGTTCATTGTACTACAGCATTCCCAATTGTTATTAGAGGGGCTGGCCCCGCCCAGAGTCGTCTGTTTACGGTATGACCCGCCCATTTAACCATATATCCTAGCAACTAGAACCTCAGATCTTTCCTTATTGGTCATTGTTCGGATATCCGCCATATTCAAAGAATTTCAAACATCCGTCTACTGTTCTTATTATTTTTTAACAAATAGTTAGCTATTATTCTCACCTTCAACATTGATTTCTGGTTCTGCATTTCAAATGGAGGAAACCAATGAAGCACAGGTCCAAAGTCCGATACCAGAGAAACAGAATGACAGACCGAAGAGAAAGGCAAACAAGAAGAGGAAGTTCTCCATCGATGATGAGACGTCCGGCGAGAGCAATAACAATACCAAATCAAGGTGAGACAAACGCTGCCTGAACTATTGAATGCACGCTATGAAACGAATATAAATGTGTAAACTATTTCTATGGTGTTAACATTATTTAGATAGCTAATGTTACGTTCTGTAACGTCAGTTGAATGTTTGTTTCAATGGCTAGCATGTGGTTGGCTGACGTTATAGTTCGAGCACGTAGTCATTGTTACACATCCCAGCTAACAAATCTAGGGAGAGGGGACGTTTTCATGTTACGTGTAATGTTCCTCTGATGTTTAAGTGTACAGTTTCAGTTAGTTACAGGAACATGCTACGTATGTTTGCAAAAACCTCCTGAGAACCAATATGCATTTGTTTTGGTGTTAGAGTTAGTAGAACATTCCcttattaatgttctagacacgtttcaatatcttattataaactggtggttcgagccctgaatgctgattggctgacagctgtggtatatcagaccgtataccatgggtatgaatcagaccgtataccaaaacatatatttttactgctctaattaagttggtaaccagtttataatagcaataaggcagcTCGGGGGTttgtgttatatggccaatataccacggctaggggctgtgtccaggcactccgcattgcatTGTGCCTAAGAACTAGCCcttaccacacctcctcaggccttattgcttatataacaaccccccccccccttatggCTGGTTTTGTTGGATTTGTCATAATTATTAATTTATGGAAAACTTCaccacagatggaaaccactggccTATCTTTGACTTCGCCATTTAGTGTTTACTCCAAAGCTTTGTCATCTTCCATAAAACCATTCATTTCGGCGCGAAGGGGGAGCTGTTTTGCTAAATGCTGTCATAACACGCAATTATAAAATtgtcatatatacagttgaagtcggaagtttgcatacacttaggttgaagtcattaaaactcgtttttcaaccactccacaaattccttgttaaactatagttttggcaagtcggttaggacatctactttgtgcatgacacaagtaatttttccaacaattgtttacagacagataattacatttataattcactgtatcacaactccagtgggtcagaagtttacatacactaagttgactgtgcctttttaaacagcttgaaaaattccagaaaatgtcatggctttagaagcttctgataggctaattgacataatttgagtcaattggaggtgtacctgtggatgtatttgaaggcctaccttcaaactcagtgcttctttgcttgacatcatgggaaaatcaaaagaaatcatccaagactcAGACAAAaaaattctggttcatccttgggagcaatttccaaacgcctgaaggtaccacgttcatctgtacaaacaatagtacgcaagtataaacaccatgggaccacgcagccgtcataccgctcaggaaggagacgcgttctgtctcctagagatgaacgtacttttgtgcgaaaagtgcaaatcaatcccagaacaacagcaaaggaccttgtgaagatgctgaaggaaacaggtacaaaagtatctatatccacagtataacgagtcctatgtcgacataacctgaaaggccgatcagcaaggaagaagccactgctccaaaaccgccataaaaaagccagaccggtttgcaactgcacatggggacaaagattgtactttttggagaaatgttctctggtccgatgaaacaaaaatagaactgtttgccataatgaccagcgttatgtttggaggaaaaagggggaggcttgcaagcctaagaacaccatcccaaccgtgaagcacgggggtggcagcatcgtgttgtggatgtgctttgctgcaggagggactggtgcacttcacaacgtagatggcatcatgaggtaggacaattatgtggatatgttcatgcaacatctcaagacatcagtcaggaagttaaagcttggtcgcaaatgggtcttccaaatggacaatgaccccaagcatacttccaaagttgtgacaaaatgtcttaaggacaacaaagtcatggtattggagtggccatcacaaagccctgacctcaatcctatagaaaatttgtgggcagaactgaaaaagcgtgtgagagcaagaaggcctacaaacctgactccgatcacggccggatgtgatacagcctggatttgatccagggactgtagtgacacctcttgtactgagatgcagtgccttgaccggtgacagaattcagaacataggCTGATCTTaaagtattctccctgtacaccaagtcagaactgtagtataaataaaacaatgaaagctcttacaatattcgatgattacatatCTCCCTGACATTACCTAATTTATGCAGCAGTATACAATTCATTTTTGGACTCACTTTGTGTTGTGCTCACTtggaacaggaaggtggcacggcggtcCTTCTTGGGcttattttgtcatcaaagtctggctttCTTCTggttttatggtgctttcaagacaactggaaactctaGGTGGGGAAAAACAAAGTTGAGTCGTTAGTggtcttcaggtcggagctctagaaagagccccgagttcccgacttggaaatctgagttggatgacccttcaaaatgtattttcccagtcggagccaaattttttcagagttcccagttgtcttgaactcactgaattctgggatttcccagttctgagtttccagttgttttgcaAGCAGCAGAAgtaatgctggattgacagcatggccaatgtttaatgtttatcattttaagctgTGAAAAAATACCCTTAAACCTAAACTTGGACCGCACATCCACTCCACATAAtaacaggctagtgattgctttgcaatgcttgaagttagccactgattccttccaaatcactcattgttgaatttgcgatttccaacttgttgtgtaatgtttatggccgATGAGCCACGTTACGTTTATCTGTAATTTCTTTTTATAATTtgtcttcatatgacaaggattgaaaaggatttgccagtagattgtcgacttgattcatgatgatgaagattttgaaagtaagatgttgacatcagtccaatcaaagctactgtacatataacgtgatttgatgttattttatctgtggccaatgaccttgagccttcttggatgggcacttctaatgtaactattGCAGCACCCAAGGGacttgaattttcaagctctccTTGTAGATTGTcctcatgagtgacagaacactgagctaatcatggcgcaactagagaacattaccgacccctacgctccgtattttcctcTGTCCCagcaccacagaaagcactgagctagcctgaaacgcctgcattttggagctgccttactcaagaaagtaAAAAAGAGACCAAGTTTGTATGCTGCTTCATTAACTCaatgatttttaaaaaactttttttatacattgtttgctaactgatatgtgacacttaTTAATAccaaaaataacatgcaaaacaggctcttccccacctgccctgaatgacaggtcgccactggTGGTAACAGTCATATAAAACCCAGCCCTGAAAGGAAACTTTCAGACTGAAAATATTTTGTATGACATAGACCACACATTCACATGGATTTGCACGAAGTGTGCAGTTCGGATTTATCACTTCATGCTCACATGtatcatactttgactaaaaCTATGACTCACtgacttaaagctgcaatatgtcacttttatTGGGCGACCTGgtcaaattcacatagaaatgtgagttatagaggaaggccctaaaaattgtcaaagaccccagccaccccagtcatagactgttctctctactacctattttgcactgttggttagagcctgtaagtaagcatttcactgtaaggtctacctgttgtattcagcgcacgtgacaaataaactttgattttatttataGATCTGGCACTCTCATTGAATGCGGTAAATATGTTTTTATGTGTGTTATTTCTATGCTTCGCGTTTTTcatttcggttttgtacaccagctgaaaatacaatatttttggttattgaaaatatactgtatttcactatattttgcttgttttgtcacaaactgaaattaggcaaactacaATTTTTTAGCAACCACGAAATGGCCGAGGCGTTTCTGCAAATTGCACCTTTTAAATCGTTGTGCAACAACATCTGATCTTTCAGCTCTAAAAACTGAATTTCTACTGGTGTTGTCGTTTTATATTATATTTATCTTATATTCTGGCAACCATTTTCTGTGTAACGTTGATgtaatattctcctaaccctctATATTCTCCTAATATTTGTGCAATGTTCCAATGAAACTTGTCTTGAACATCAATATTGAACATTCGgagaacatggtaaccacgtTCTGGGTAAATTCTGTTTCACACATCATTGGAATATTCCTATGAAAACGTTTCGCTAATGACTTAATGAGACTCTTAAGTGAATGTTCTCCTAAAGTTTGTTAGCTGTGTAGCTATGTCACAGTTAGCTAGATCATTTTAAAGAATATATTATTAGGTACATCGCTACCTTGCTAGTTATTTTGGCTATACTTCTTAAAGCCTGTTAACAAGCAAACAAACTTATATTGCAGCTAGAATGGAGTGCTGGTTGCATATTCCAAGTCCTTGGAAAACTGTTTTAGCTGGTTACTTTTGCATGTTCCCGTCAGGACCTAATCATCCATTTGCGTCAGCACATGCCATAATTGTGAACTTTTACACAGACAGTCGGCTACAGATAGCTAGTACTGCAAGTAATTGTGTCCTACGGACAGTTTGCTGCAATACTGTAATGCACCCTAGTTGACCACAAGGTGGCAGTAAATACCAACAAATTAATCAAGGATCCATGAATAACAGTTGGTGTGGGCGTTTGATGGATGATAGATACATggagtttattagtcacatgtatAGGGACGCAGATttaattgcagggtacagtgaaaatctAATGTGCCgtgctccaacagtgcaggtcaaataaaaaataaatacaaataatagagtTGAGACAAAATAAAGATGAtgatataataatatatacacaTGTACAACTGAGGGGGAAGGGTAAGAGTAAATGAAACAGTAATATAAAAAAGAATACTATATACTTTACATATTTACACTGCAGCAatgataaatgtccattgggggtAGAATATCCATAAAGGGGAAGGAAGTCCGGGGGACAGGGGTAGCAGGTAGCTAGCTGCCTAGTGGCTGTtgagcagcctgatggtctgggggtaaaAGCCAGTATGACAGTTTTTGTCAGAGTTGGGACGTCCCAGGTATACCGTTTAGACTTTTCCTatcaattaaattcaaagggctttattggcaaggGAAACGTATGttgacattgccaaagcaagtgaaatagataataaaccgtAAACGATACTCTcagaagttccaaaggaatagagacatttaaaatgtcatactATGGCTGTATATAGTGTTTTAATGCTgggcaaatagttaaagtacagaagggaaaataataaacataaatatgggttgtatttacaatggtgtttgttcttcactggttgcccttttcttgtcgCAACAGGTCACAGATATtcctgctgtgatggcacactgtgctatttcacccaatagataagacatgggagtttatcaaaattggatttgttttcaaattctctgtgtgcctgtgtaatctgagggaaatatgtgtctctaatatggtcatacgtttggcaggaggttaggaagtgcagctcagtttccacatcatttttgtgggcagtgtgcacatagcctgttttctcttgagagctaggtctgcctacggcggcctgtcttctcttgagagccaggtctgcctacggcggcctctcaatagcaaggctatgctctcTGAGTctgtcaaagctttccttaatttagggtcagtcacagtggtcaggtattctgccactgtgtactctctgtttagggcccaATAGcatctagtttgctcagtttttttgttagtagtttccaatgtgtcaaataataatcgctttgttttctcgtgatttggttgggtctaactcTGTTGctttgtggggtctgtttgtgtttgtgaacagagccctgggaccagcttgcttaggggactcttctctaggttcatctctctgtaggtgatggctttgttatgaaaGGTTTGGGACATCTATTTCCATTTAGGTGGTTGTCGAATTGgtcggctcttttctggattttgatcattagcgggtatctgcctaattctgctctgcatgcattatttggtgttttacattatACACAGATATTTTTACAGAATTCTGCATATCTCCCTGGCCTACAGAACAGCATATGATGTCTCATGAAGGGACTTTGCACTTCTTGTTCAAACTCTCATAAAGATAGTGTTCCCTTCTGAGTCCAACCTCTACTGTTCCACATCTTGGAAGGAAGAAAATACTTGATTTGTTTATACTTTTTTAACCTTTCCTGTTTTGAGTATACGCTTTATGACAAAAATAGTCTTCGTGAATTTCCCCAGGTTTTTAAATAAGACTTTTATCATTtcagacagacagcagactgaTAGAGCCAAAAGTCAATTTTTATTTTGGGGTGATCAGTGCTGAGAAAGTTTATGTTGGCAAGTGGCACACTGGTAGGCTTTCCATGCTTTGTGCCAAAAGGCCCCTGTCCACTGTTGGGAAAACATGGAAAACTGTGACTATAAATATGACCCTAATAGCCAACCCTGCAGGAAAACAAGGAGAGTGTTGCTCAGTGGATTTTGGACTACTAGGTAATAGGTGTGTGGTTGAATGTTACCTTTGTGATTATTGAGCTGCGTGTTCCTGTCTCAATCGTTATTCGCTGTCCTTCAGCCTCAATTATGTCAACATTTTCTGACTGTTACTTGCTTCCAGCCTATTCGGGTGTTATTCACCCACAGAAGTGTGTAACAGATAGGTCTACCTCTGAGTAAGAATCATACCCCTGCCTGTGACGTCCAATCACAAGCCCCAGGGACCGACCTTTGTCCCCTATTTACAATGGACAGGTGTCGTGGGAGCAGAATGGTCAGTAATGTTCTGAATTACTGACTGGAGCAGAATGGTCAGTAACTAACTCTATAATGTCATACAAACCTAGATTGTAAAACCATCTATAGTTTTTAGACCCTTTAACAATAGCATTCACCTGTATCCAATGTCACATTTCCCCCACAATGAGCTGTTTAGAAAGCTGATACCAGCCATTGTGCTGTTGCATGGGGCCTTTTTATGCATACGTGATTGATGTCACTTCGTATTCACTTCATAGCAGTCAGCCCGGGGGCAAAGGCCACTCTCACTGTGCCAGTGTGTGAGAGCTGTATGTGCTGTGAGTCAGTGGAAAGGCATCATACTAGACCCTGCATTTGTTTGCCAGGTTAGTATATGTAAAACTGATTCCAACCACCCCACCTCCCACTCCCCCAACCTCCACTCCTCCAGTATTTCTCATGAGTTTACTTCACCTGGGGAAAAACTGTCTCTTGCCCCAGGTAAAGAGTTCAGAGTAAATTACCTTCAGGCATGCACAGTCAGAGGGGTATTTATGATAGAGAAGTCTATCAAGTGCACCACATTGCTAGGCTATCTCTGTTTTTAAGCAGGTCAGCATCTGTAAACATCCGGTCCACACAGGTAAGGTCAGATAAAATGAAATCATGTCTAAAATAATCATTTGTTTTGTCATTGGGATGTTTCTTCATTTGAATGACCCAGGCTCCCGAGTGGCCCaacggtctaaggctctgcatctcagtgcttgaggcgtcgctacagacaccctggatcgaatccaggctgtatcacaaccggccgtgattgggataTGTGTGTTGTTGTACACACACCCCGTGGTTCAGGCCTCCATTCCCTGCATGTTTTGACCACTGTCTGAGAAATAGCCCTGCTCGGGCCGTCCCTTGGCTTCTCCTGAGGGAACTACTGTGATATTCTGGTGTTCCTATGAAGCCCGGTTGCATTCCTCAGACACCACCACCAGGCAGACACCAGTGAACCAC
Protein-coding regions in this window:
- the LOC120049353 gene encoding uncharacterized protein LOC120049353 isoform X2, with protein sequence MRLLLQRPVRSIRKQKAFNDRMECQKLLEVQGQGKSSRHKNRVALMFKASEANLDRTALLIANNPLPDLHNLKEGDSPTKYLVGNPPAPDKRLEAIRGRQSGLPPLKHPLKLPSGMRRDGSKRSSRAPSWVQTSLCVQFSEDRSTFSDRDNWQEGTAQDLTQSTEVKDQCRELCEPLTLSALLETAVTVTAPGQGAFRYGQTAYWNVTNSCELPP
- the LOC120049353 gene encoding uncharacterized protein LOC120049353 isoform X1, which translates into the protein MQAKKALGNKAFLQPVNKDEIIAPKAREIYQKAKVLDSKEIWNILREESESKLAIMETAIGGPSVIKAFNDRMECQKLLEVQGQGKSSRHKNRVALMFKASEANLDRTALLIANNPLPDLHNLKEGDSPTKYLVGNPPAPDKRLEAIRGRQSGLPPLKHPLKLPSGMRRDGSKRSSRAPSWVQTSLCVQFSEDRSTFSDRDNWQEGTAQDLTQSTEVKDQCRELCEPLTLSALLETAVTVTAPGQGAFRYGQTAYWNVTNSCELPP
- the LOC120049353 gene encoding uncharacterized protein LOC120049353 isoform X3, yielding MQAKKALGNKAFLQPVNKDEIIAPKAREIYQKAKVLDSKEIWNILREESESKLAIMETAIGGPSVIKAFNDRMECQKLLEVQGQGKSSRHKNRVALMFKASEANLDRTALLIANNPLPDLHNLKEGDSPTKYLVGNPPAPDKRLEAIRGRQSGLPPLKHPLKLPSGMRRDGSKRSSRYCPRSDPEH